The genomic window TGCTGAACATCGGTAATTTGGGTGTAACAATAACCACTTACATAAGGTAAGGCTTTAATGGCATCTGTTATACTCTCATAGCGAGCTAAAAAGTCTTTTTCAGACTTCACTTGATTTCCATATCCCCAGCCATCTTCTGTTGTAAAAGCAATGCCACCATATTCACTGATGATGACCGGTTGCCCTTTGTATTGATAGCCTTCTGCAAATGCATACTTATCGTTGTTATGAGGATACGCGTTTCCTAAAACTGCGTTCTGATCTTCATAGCGCTGGACTAAACGATCTGCAAATTCTTCATAGTCGTGAAGCGTAATAATGTCAGATACCGTATGCTCCCAGCCATCATTGACAATGACCGGTCTCGTCGCATCGATTGCTTTTGTTCCATAGTAAATACTTTCAGTGAATGCTTGCTGTTGAGTATTCGTAAAGATTTGCCCAACACCCCATGACTCATTAAACGGAACCCACGTCACAATAGATGGATAATGGGCGAGTTGCTCGACAACATCCAACCATTCTTCAGTAAACGCTTTCACAGCTTTCCTTGAATAAGAATAAGAGGATGGCATTTCTGCCCATACAAGCAACCCTTTCTGGTCGCACAGAGCATAGAATCGTTCATCTTCAATCTTTTGATGTTTACGAATTCCGTTGAATCCTAATGCTTTAATCGCATCAATATCTTCTTCAAGGGCTTCAAAAGAAGGGGGTGTCAAATGACTATCTTTCCAATAACCTTGATCGAGAATGAGCTTTTGGTAAATGGGACGATTATTTAACAAAACGCGTCCATTTTTAATTGAAATTTTTCGAAGACCAAAATAAGATTGCACTCGGTCAACCTCTTGTCCATCTTTTCGAACGACAAAGGCCACCTCATATAAATTTGGTTGCTCTGGTGACCAGACGGCTACACGCCATTCATGAATCGCTGACGCTAAATCAACTTTAAAGAGAGTCTCTTCTCGTTCGGGTGTCAATGAAAACCGTCTTACTTCATACCCTTTAAACGTAATGATCGTTTCAATTTCAACTCCAGTGACGCCGCCACGAAGGTCGTACGCAAAGCTCACCGCTTGTTCATCTAAATCTGGCTGAATATCCACTTTGTTCAAGTGTTGCTTGCTCACATATTCAACCCATACAGATTGCCAAATGCCTGTTGTTTGGACATACCAACAGCCAAAATTTTCTCCAATCCAGCGCTGCTTCCCTCTTGGTTGGTCCATGCTCATGCTATCTTCTACCCGCACGGTTATCTGTTGTGTTTGTGCTTCTACTAGATACGGAGTCATGTCAAACGAAAACGATGTGTAGCCACCTTCATGTTCTCCAGCAAAGCATCCATTTATCCAAACGGTTGTTTTGTAATCGCTTGCTTGGA from Shouchella hunanensis includes these protein-coding regions:
- a CDS encoding glycoside hydrolase family 2 protein, producing MKAIVDCPRPKFVRQGWELLNGQWAFGFDDENVGLKQRWFQGDKLNQTIAVPFTYETKQSGIQDEQFHPVVWYERHITIAKENQKKQVLLHFQASDYKTTVWINGCFAGEHEGGYTSFSFDMTPYLVEAQTQQITVRVEDSMSMDQPRGKQRWIGENFGCWYVQTTGIWQSVWVEYVSKQHLNKVDIQPDLDEQAVSFAYDLRGGVTGVEIETIITFKGYEVRRFSLTPEREETLFKVDLASAIHEWRVAVWSPEQPNLYEVAFVVRKDGQEVDRVQSYFGLRKISIKNGRVLLNNRPIYQKLILDQGYWKDSHLTPPSFEALEEDIDAIKALGFNGIRKHQKIEDERFYALCDQKGLLVWAEMPSSYSYSRKAVKAFTEEWLDVVEQLAHYPSIVTWVPFNESWGVGQIFTNTQQQAFTESIYYGTKAIDATRPVIVNDGWEHTVSDIITLHDYEEFADRLVQRYEDQNAVLGNAYPHNNDKYAFAEGYQYKGQPVIISEYGGIAFTTEDGWGYGNQVKSEKDFLARYESITDAIKALPYVSGYCYTQITDVQQEVNGLLDENRKPKLKVEKIKALNDKA